GACGGTTCAGGTTGTGCTGAAGCGCCTTGACCAGACCAGGCCACAGGGACGAACGCATGGCAGCCATGTCGTTGGAAATCGGGTTGGCCAACAGCAGCGGCTCGACACCCGGATTAAACAACTCAAACTGTTTCGGATCGATGAAGCTGTAAGTGATCGCTTCCTGATAACCACGAGCCACCAGCAGGCGACGCAGTTCAGGCAGATCGCTGCGCGCTTCGGCCTTGGCTTGCGGCGCCAGACGGGCTTGCGGGTAGCGAACCGGCAGACGGTTGTAACCGTACAGACGGGCCAGTTCTTCGATCAGATCGACTTCCAGGCTGATATCGAAACGGAAGCTTGGCACTTCTACGCGCCACTGCCCTGCCCCATCGGCAGAAATGGCCAGGCCCAAGGCGCTGAGCAGACGCTCGACTTCGGCCGAATCCATTTCCATACCCAGCATCTGAGTAATGCGCTGGGCACGCAGGGTGATCGGCGCGATCGACGGCAGATGCTGCTCGCTGACGGTTTCGATGATCGGACCCGCTTCGCCACCGGTGATCTCAAGCAGCAGGCCAGTAGCCCGCTCCATGGCTTCACGGGCCAGCTGCCAATCCACGCCACGCTCATAGCGGTGCGAGGCATCGGTGTGTAGGCCGTAGGAACGAGCCTTGCCAGCGACAGCAATCTGGTCGAAGAACGCGCTTTCCAGGAAAATATCGCGAGTGGTCGCGGTGTTGACGCCGCTGTGCTCGCCACCCATGACGCCGGCGATAGCCAAGGCACGTGTGTGGTCTGCAATCACCAGCGTATCGCTACGCAGGCTGACTTCCTGACCGTCGAGCAGCACCAGCTTCTCGCCTTCTTCGGCCATGCGTACGCGGATGCCGCCATTGATTTCGGCGAGATCGAATGCGTGCAGCGGTTGACCCAGTTCCAGCATCACGTAGTTGGTGATGTCGACGGCAGCGTCGATGCTGCGCACGTCGGCACGACGCAGACGCTCGACCATCCACAGCGGCGTAGGCTTGGACAGGTCAACATTACGGATCACACGACCCAGGTAGCGTGGGCATGCGGCTGGCGCGAGGACTTCAACTGAACGCACTTCGTCGTGTACAGCGGGAACGCTGGCAACGACCGGACGCGTGACTTGGGCGGCATAAAGCGCGCCGACTTCGCGGGCCAGACCGGCCAAGGACAGGCAGTCGCCACGATTCGGGGTCAGATCGACCTCGATGCTGGCGTCGTCGAGGCTCAGGTACTCACGAATGTCCTGACCGACTGGTGCATCGGCCGGCAATTCCATCAGCCCATCGTTGCCTTCGCCGATTTGCAGCTCGGCCTGGGAGCACAGCATGCCGTTGGATTCAACGCCACGCAGCTTGGCTTTCTTGATTTTGAAGTCGCCCGGCAGTTCGGCGCCGATCATCGCGAACGGGATCTTCAGGCCGGGGCGCACGTTTGGCGCACCGCACACTACCTGGAAGGTCTCCGAGCCACTGCTGACCTGGCAAACACGCAACTTGTCGGCGTCCGGGTGTTGCTCGGTGCTCAGCACCTCGCCCACCACCACGCCACTGAATTCACCGGCGGCCGGCGTAACGCTATCGACCTCAAGACCGGCCATCGACAGACGAGCAACCAGCTCGTCGCGACTTACCTGCGGGCTTACCCAGCCACGCAGCCATTGTTCACTGAATTTCATCCTGCTCTCCTAAGAATTCGTTACGACTAGCGAAATTGCGCGAGGAACCGCAAGTCGTTGTCGAAGAACAGACGCAAGTCGTTCACGCCGTAACGCAGCATGGCCAGACGCTCAACGCCCATGCCGAAGGCAAAGCCCGAAAACTCTTCCGGGTCGATCCCGGACATGCGCAGCACATTCGGGTGAACCATGCCGCAGCCCATGACTTCCAGCCAGCCAGTCTGTTTGCAGACCCGACAGCCTTTACCGCTGCACATCACGCATTCCATGTCGACTTCAGCGGATGGCTCGGTGAACGGGAAGTACGAAGGACGGAAACGCACGGCCAGTTCTTTTTCGAAGAACACGCGCAGGAACTCTTCGATGGTGCCTTTCAGGTCGGCGAAATTGATATCGCGGTCGACCAGCAGGCCTTCGACCTGGTGGAACATCGGCGAGTGAGTGATATCGGAGTCGCTACGGTACACACGGCCTGGGCAGACGATGCGGATCGGCGGCTGTTTCGATTCCATGGTGCGGACCTGTACCGGCGAGGTATGGGTGCGCAGCAACATGTTGGCATTGAAATAGAAGGTGTCATGCATCGACCGGGCCGGGTGATGGCCTGGGATGTTGAGCGCTTCGAAGTTGTGATAGTCGTCTTCGACCTCAGGGCCTTCGGCGATGCCGTAGCCGATGTGGGTGAAGAACTGTTCGATACGTTCCAGAGTGCGAGTAACCGGATGCAGACCACCGGAGGTCTGGCCACGGCCAGGCAGGGTCACGTCAATGGACTCGGCAGACAGTTTGGCGGCCAGGTCGGCCTCTTCAAACAGTGCCTTGCGGGCATTGAGAACCTCTGTGACACGCTCCTTGGCAACGTTGATCAGCGCACCGACTTGCGGGCGCTCTTCGGCCGGCAAATTCCCCAGGGTCTTCATCACCTGAGTCAATTCGCCCTTTTTGCCAAGGTAGTGAACCCGGATTTGCTCCAGGGCATTGATATCTTCAGCGCTTTGCACAGCCTCTAGTGCTTGAGAGACGAGCGCATCCAGGTTTTCCATGTACAGACTCCAGATACAAAATAGGGGAAGAGCTTGAAGGCTCTTCCCCTATTTATGACGTTTAACACCTGGCCCCACAGAGGTGAGGCCGGGTGACTGTCGGGGGTACTTAAGCCAAGGTGGCTTTAGCTTTCTCGACAATCGCAGCAAACGCCGCTTTTTCGTTCACTGCCAGATCAGCCAGAACCTTACGGTCGATCTCGATGGACGCTTTTTTCAGGCCGGCGATGAAACGGCTGTAGGACAGACCGTTGATACGCGCACCAGCGTTGATACGAGCGATCCACAGAGCGCGGAACTGACGTTTTTTCTGACGACGGTCGCGGTAGGCGTATTGGCCTGCCTTGATTACCGCTTGCTTGGCAACACGGAATACGCGCGAGCGAGCGCCGTAGTAGCCTTTAGCAAGTTTCAGAATTTTTTTGTGACGTTTACGGGCAATGACGCCACGCTTTACACGAGCCATGAGTTACTTCCTCTATTCTTGACTAAAATTAACGAAGGCGCAGCATGCGCTCGACTTTTGCCACGTCAGACGGATGCAGCAAGCTGCTACCGCGCAGTTGACGCTTACGCTTGGTCGACATTTTAGTCAGGATGTGGCTCTTGAAAGCGTGCTTGTGCTTGATACCGTTAGCAGTTTTCAAAAACCGCTTAGCAGCACCACTTTTAGTTTTCATTTTTGGCATGTTCGGATACTCCGCATTCAGTTGATAAACATAATCAGAAGGCCTGCCGTGCCCTATTGATTACTTCTTCTTTTTCGGGGCGATGACCATAATCAGCTGGCGTCCTTCCATCTTAGGATGCTGTTCGACCGAACCGTACTCGAGCAAGTCACCTTCAACTCGCTTGAGGAGTTCCATCCCCAGCTCCTGGTGGGCCATCTCACGGCCGCGGAATCGCAAGGATACCTTGGCCCTGTCCCCATCACTCAGGAAACGTACCAGGTTGCGCAGTTTTACCTGGTAATCCCCTTCCTCCGTCCCTGGACGAAACTTGATTTCTTTAACCTGAATCTGCTTCTGGTTTTTCTTGGCCGCGGCAATCTGCTTCTTCTTCTCGAAGATCGATTTGCCGTAGTCCATCAGTTTGCAAACAGGGGGTACTGCATCGGCGGAAATTTCCACCAAATCCAGTTTGGCCTCTTCAGCCTTAAGAAGCGCGTCTTCAATTGACACAATCCCAAGCTGTTCACCTTCAGCCCCAATTAACCGAACCTCGCGTGCCGAGATATTCTCGTTGATCGGGGCTTTCGGTGCAGCTCGTTTATCTTGTCTCATTTCACGCTTAATAGTAATTACTCCGAATCTGGGCGACCACGCCGGGAAACCGCTTGCGCGAGAAACTCAGCGAACTGGGCGACGGGCATCGAGCCCAGGTCAGCACCTTCACGAGTACGCACAGCGACAGTCTGCATCTCGACTTCCCGATCTCCGATAACCAAGAGATAGGGAACCTTGAGCAAAGTATGCTCGCGGATTTTAAAGCCGATCTTTTCATTTCTCAAGTCAGACTTGGCACGAAATCCGCTTTCATTGAGGGTTTTTTCAACCTCAGCGGCAAAATCAGCCTGTTTATCAGTGATATTCATGATCACTGCCTGTGTCGGAGCCAGCCACGCGGGGAATGCACCCTCGTAGTGCTCGATCAGGATTCCGACGAAACGTTCGAAGGAGCCCAAGATCGCCCGGTGCAACATAACCGGGTGCTTGCGACTGTTGTCTTCGGAGACGTATTCGGCTCCCAGACGGACAGGCAGGTTAAAATCGAGCTGAAGGGTACCACATTGCCAGACGCGGCCGAGGCAATCTTTCAGCGAAAACTCGATCTTCGGACCGTAGAACGCACCCTCGCCCGGCTGCAGATCGTACGGCAAGCCAGCACTATCAAGGGCTGCAGCCAATGCAGCTTCGGCGCGATCCCACAGTTCGTCGGAACCGACGCGTTTTTCCGGACGAGTGGACAGCTTCATCTCGACGTCTTTGAAGCCGAAGTCGGCATAAACGTCCATGGTCAGCTTGATGAACGCAGCGGACTCGGCCTGCATCTGTTCTTCAGTACAGAAGATGTGAGCATCGTCCTGAGTGAAGGCGCGAACGCGCATGATGCCGTGCAGCGCACCCGACGGCTCGTTACGGTGGCAGGCACCGAATTCGGCCAGACGCATCGGCAGCTCGCGGTAGCTTTTCAGGCCCTGATTGAACACCTGCACGTGGCACGGGCAGTTCATCGGCTTGATGGCGTAGTCGCGGTTTTCCGACTGAGTGGTGAACATGTTGTCGGCGTAGTTGGCCCAGTGCCCGGATTTCTCCCACAGGCTGCGGTCAACGACTTGTGGAGTTTTGATCTCCAGGTAGCCGTTGTCGCGCTGAACCTTGCGCATGTACTGCTCGAGCACCTGGTACAGAGTCCAGCCGTTCGGGTGCCAGAACACCATGCCCGGCGACTCTTCCTGGGTGTGGAACAGGCCAAGACGCTTGCCGATCTTGCGGTGATCGCGCTTCTCGGCTTCTTCGATGCGCTGGATGTAAGCCGCCAGTTGCTTCTTGTCTGCCCATGCGGTGCCGTAAACGCGCTGCAATTGCTCGTTCTTGGCATCGCCACGCCAGTAGGCGCCAGACAGCTTGGTCAGCTTGAAGGATTTCAGGAAACGCGTGTTCGGCACGTGCGGACCGCGGCACATGTCGACGTATTCTTCGTGATAGTACAGGCCCATGGCCTGCTCGTTCGGCATGTCTTCGACCAGACGCAGCTTGTAGTCTTCGCCGCGGGCCTTGAACACTTCGATCACTTCGGCGCGCGGAGTGACTTTCTTGATCACGTCGTAATCTTTCTCGATCAGCTGTTGCATGCGCTGTTCGATGGCGGCCAGGTCGTCCGGCGTGAAAGGACGCTCGAAGGCGATGTCGTAATAGAAGCCTTCGTCGATGACCGGACCGATGACCATCTTGGCCGTCGGGTACAGCTGCTTGACCGCATGGCCAACCAGGTGGGCGCAAGAGTGGCGAATGATCTCCAGCCCCTCTTCATCCTTTGGCGTAATGATTTGCAGCGTGGAATCGCTGTCGATGATGTCGCTGGCGTCGACCAGCTTGCCATTGACCTTGCCGGCCACGGTGGCCTTGGCCAGACCGGCACCAATGGATGCGGCGACCTCGGCTACGGAAACCGGGTGATCGAATGAACGTTGACTGCCGTCGGGAAGAGTAATAGTTGGCATGGCGCCTCCTCTCCTAGTGGTGACCCCTACCAAAGGTCACGTGGGTTGGGATGAGCCAGTACAAGATCCGATCCAGGCCATTCAATAACGAACGCCTGCCTTACAGCGGCAGGAGCCTTGCGGCCAACCGGAAAACCGAACCAGAGTGACTGGGATTCAAATCAGGGTTATTCGAGCCGCTGCCGCTACCGGGACTGAAGGTCATCCGGAGCCTGCAAACGCCCGAGCGAGGCATGCTAGCACAGATGAACGGTCGTCGCGGTGGCAAGGTTTTCTGCGGGGGCAAATCAGGCATTTTTATGCCAGAGTGCTGAACTTGAACCATGCTTTACCCCTCAGATAACAAGACATTGACCCAAAAGGAGCATCTCAGCATGCGTCTGAATCGTTTATTCGCCATCGTCGCACCCGTCGTCCTGTTGCTGCCGCTGGCTGCCCATGCCGACTGGCCAAAGGGCGAGCGCGAGAAATACATGGCTCAGTGCACTCAGGCGGCCACTCCGCAGATCGGCGCTGCGGCAGCCAAGTCACACTGCGCCTGTGGTGCCGACGCGATCAAATCGTACCCGGCCAGCGACATTCAGGCCCTGATGGATAACAAGGCCACCCCGGAACTGCAACAGAAAGCGCTGGGTCAGATAGCTAAATGCAAGGCCAATGCACCGGCGAAAAAGTGAGAAAAAAGTCCTTTTAACTCGGCTCACTGCCGATAAAAAATGATGAAATTTAGCTTTTTCGTACAAATTTTGCAGGTTTTTCAGCTTTTTTTATTGTCTATACTTTCGGCTGAAAGCCTTTTAAACCGGGGCTTTCAGCCACACGAAGCAACAAAGCAACCGCGACTGTAGGGCAAACAGCACACCCGGGGGGCTCCCAAAGCGAACATTTCGACTATGATACTCCGGTGTGCCCAGTTGGCCTGAGCAGCACAGTACTACTGAAAATATATGTTTCTTGGAGATACACCATGTCTAATCGCCAAACCGGCACCGTTAAATGGTTCAACGATGAAAAAGGCTTCGGCTTCATCACTCCTCAAGGTGGCGGTGACGACCTGTTCGTACACTTCAAAGCTATCGAAAGCGACGGTTTCAAAAGCCTGAAAGAAGGCCAGACCGTTTCCTTCGTGGCTGAGAAAGGCCAAAAGGGTATGCAAGCTGCACAAGTCCGCGCAGAGTAATTTTCTGCCGCACTAAAAAAACCCCGTCCATGTGACGGGGTTTTTTATGGGCGAAACAAAAGCCTGAAGCAATCAGCCGCAGTTGACGCGGGTGACCACCAGGTTGTTGTCGGTGTTCAGGTTCAGGCGATCGGAGCGGTACTCCAGGGTCACCATGTCGTTTGGCTTGAGGAACCGGGCGTTCTGCGCGCCTGCGCGGGTACGTGCCTGCTCGAGCAATTCGGGCGAAGCCTTTTTGCCAATGGTGAATTCGGCAGCCTTCGCTTCACAACGGCTGTGGCCTGTGTCGGTCGCCACAGGGTCCTTTGCCGAATCGGTGGACGTACTGCTGCAACCGGCCAGCAGAGTGGCGGCCAACAAAGTACCCAATGACGCGAGCTTCCAAGGCATGAAGCCTCCTTCATTCAATAATTAAGCAGAGATCGTGCGACTGCCATTTTGGTGTTTGGTTTCAGGACGGGCGCTATCGCTCAGCCCTCGATACGGACAGCCGCGAGTGTGCCTGAGCATCGGCATGCCGTTCATCACTCAATCGTGACTGAATATGAACAGCTCTCAATAAACGTCGATGTAGTCGAAAGGCGGCTTCGGCCAGTTCTCCTTGAGCGCATTGAAAATCTGCATGACCCAGACCTCGTCGCTGGCCGCTACCAATCCGACATAACCGGAACCTTTGGCCCAGGTCTCCAGGCGAAACAGCAACCCGTCGATGTCCGTGCCGCCCACAATGCCCGACGAAATGTAGGCGATGCCGCCCTTGGTAACCCGCAACTGAGTGTGTTCATCGTCGCTGGCAGAGGCCAGCAGCTGACGCACCGCGTCGAGGGTCAAGCCGTCAGGAGTGTTCAAATCGATCTGCACAGCACGGTCCTTGAAAAATCGTCAAAGACCAAGTGTCGCATAGCCCTCCCCTCATGCCTAAGTCGGAGTGCCAAACGTCCCGCAAAATGGTTAACTCGACACTCAGACTTTCCCGACTTCACGAGCGCCATCATGACCACCGTAAGTATCGACGCCGACATCAAAGCCAAGTGGCCACAGGGGCACAGCTCTTACAGCCCGGGTAGCCCGGAAGAGCTAGCGATCATTGGTATCGATTTGCTGGTCAAGGAACTGGGGACGCAAGCCGCACAGACCTTCATCACTCAGATATTCGAGAGATACCCCGTTGACTACATGGGCGCAACAGTCACCGAGTAATCGAGTAGGAGGCGGATTTACATCCGCCGTCCTCTCACACCACCGTACGTACGGATCCGTATACGGCGGTTCAAGCTATGCGGCTAAGCCGGTTTATCGTATCCAGTACCGAGACCAACCCAAGTTGATCCCATAGCTTCTTCGGCAGCGCCTGATTCATATGAGATGCTCCCGAGCTCCACCATGGGCCTCGGCCATTGAAGGCTGATTTGCAGGCGCGAGCTTCGCTAAGCCCCAGGCGCATCAAGTTACGTGCCCTCGTTGAGGGCCGCTTCCATTGACGCCAGACGACGCAGCGAAGTTTGCGCCGCACCCAGCCGTCAATTTCCTCAAGTGGCCGTTTGCTCTGACTGAGCTTGAAGTAGCCTGCCCACCCGCGCAGTACAGGGTTTATCCGTTCGATGACATTCGCCATCTTGTGGCCCCGCGCCCCGCGCAGCAGGTCTCTTAACCGGTCGCGCAAGCGACCCAGACTCATCGTCGCCACTCTCAGCCTCGGTTGCTGATGCCAGCTCATCCCATAACCCAGATAGTCGCAGACCCAAGGCCGTGCTACGTGGCTCTTTTCCCGGTTCAGCGTCAGTTTCAGGCGCTGATTCAGGAAACGCTCAACACCGGCCATCACCCGTGTGCCAGCTCGCTGGCTGCGCACATAGATGTTCGCGTCGTCGGCATAACGCACGAAGCGATGGCCTCGCCGTTCAAGTTCGCGGTCGAGTTCGTTGAGCAGGATGTTCGACAGCAACGGCGAGAGCGGGCCGCCTTGCGGCGTCCCTTCCTGCCGTCGGCTGACGAGTCCGCCCGACATCGTTCCCGCTTCGAGGTAACGACGGATCAGCGTGAGCACACGCTTGTCTTCGATTTGACGCGCCACGTAGGCCATCAGGACATCGTGGTTGACCCGATCAAAGAACTTCTCGAGATCAAGTTCCACGCACCAGCGGTGACCCGCTGCCACGTGGCCGCGAGCGGTTTCGATGGCTTGGTGAGCGCTTCTACCCCGACGAAAGCCGTAGCTGTAGTCCGAGAACAGAGGATCGAAGATTGGCGTGAGCTGTTGCAGCAGTGCCTGTTGGATCAAGCGATCCACGACGCTGGGAATACCCAGTTGCCGTGTTCCACCTTTGGGTTTGGGGATGTCAACGGCGCGTACACCCTGCGGGTGATACTCGCCGGCCAGCAACCTCACCTTGAGGGTCGGCCAATACTGTTTCACGTAGTCCGCCAAGTCGTCGACCGTCATGCCATCGGCACCCGGTGCGCCCTTGTTGCTGACCACACGTTGATACGCACGCCTAAGGTTGACCGGTGCAAGCACCCGCTCCATCAGCGTGTCCGGCTCCGCGTTCGTCCACGTCACAGACGCCGCCGATACCTGTGCGCTGTCAGCCGTCATCCTCGGATACTGTCCGGGACTCGGAGTAACAGTCTTCTCTTGGAGAACTTTCTGCATTTCGGTATTCAACGAGACTTTGACGCCTACTGGCGGCATAACTTGTTCAGCCCTTGGTGACGGGGTTATTCGCCACTTACTACGGCCTCGGCTGACTTCTGCACGTTCATCCCGTCGCCTCTCGACGCTCGGTAGCACTGTGGCAAACGTGCAGATCTCCCAGGGTAATTCGCGCGACCTTCCTGCTTATGCCTGTCGGATCTACGTCGCAGCGTCCCGTGCAAGTATTGGGCTTTAGGGAAACACGCCCCTTTACCCCGCTGCGCCGCCTCTATCCGCTTGCTGTTCGTCAGGCCAGCATTTTGCCTCGGGCTTCCTTCAGATTCGCGGTCACCCGCGACACCCTTGCCTCTGGCTAACACTTCCCCTTGCCGGGTGTGTAGAGGACTTTCACCTCCAAGTCACCAGCGAGGCCACCACAGCCAAGCTGGTTGCGCTTGCGCGCAACGCGCCATGCCTGGCGCACATGTAAAAACCCGCAGGCTGGCACCTGCGGGCCTATGACTTACTTCAAACGAGCCAGACGCTGGGTCAGCAGGTCGAAGAAGCCCTGAGCGTCGCCGCTTTCAACCCAGAAGGCATTTTTCGGTGCCTTCAGGCCGTCATACCAGTCGACAATGGTCTGGCCGAAGGTCGGCCCTTCGCGGCTATCAACCACTACGTTGACCGAACGCCCGGTGAACAGCTCAGGCTTGAGCAGATAAGCGATGACCGTGGCGTCATGCACCGGGCCACCCGGAATGCCGTAGTGCTCCATGTCGCCCTTGACGTACTCGTTGAGAATATCGCCCACCAGCTTGCTGGCATTGTTGTTCAGGGCCGCGATCTGCTTCAGGCGCGCTTCACTGGTGAGAATTTTGTGAGTCACATCCAGCGGCAGGTAGGTCAGCTTGACGCCACTTTTCAGCACCACTTCCGCAGCCTGAGGGTCGGCGAACAGATTGAATTCGGCCACCGGCGTAATGTTGCCGCCGTTGAAATGCGCACCGCCCATGATCACCACTTCCTTGATGCCCTGAACGATTTCAGGCTCCTGGATCAGCGCCAGGGCCAGGTTGGTCTGTGGACCGAGCATGGCGATGGTGATGCTGTGGGGTTTGGCGGTCTTCAGGGTATCGATCAGATAGTTGACTGCATTGCCTTCGGCCAGGCCTTTCTTCGGCTCGTGCACCGTGACACCCGACAAGCCTTCCTTGCCGTGAATATTCTCGGCATAGATCGGCGTGCGCATCATGGGTTTCGGTGCGCCCGCGTAGACAGGCACCTCCTCGCGCCCCGCCCACTCGCGGGCCAGACGCGCATTACGCGAGGTCTTGTCCAGACGCACGTTGCCAGCAACGGTGGTCAGCGCACGAATGTTCAGTTCATCCGGCGAGGCCAGGGCAAACAGCAAGGCGACCACGTCATCGGCACCTGGATCAGTGTCGATGATCAAGTCGATCTTTTCCGCCGCTTGGGCGCTTGTTGCGGTAATCAGGGACAAAAGCAGCAGACTCCGGAGCAGGTGGTTCAGTTTCTGAGCATAGCGATGCATAGCGCACTCCTTGTGCGTGGGAAGAACGGAAAGTTAGAACGTTACGCCAGCCACCAGAACGATGTTGCAGTACGGCTGACATTCGCCTGTACGAATAATCGCCCGTGCTTGTCGGCTGAGTACTTTGAATTGGTCATGACTGAGCAATTCACGCCGACCCAGTGCACCTTCGGCATTCAGTTCATCCAGCGTGCTCAATGCCGAAGGTTTCTTGTCCAGAATCTCATGGGCCAGCACATGGCTTTCGACCTGCATCTCGCTGAGCACTACCTTCAATGTACTGACGAAATCCGGAATCCCGTGGGTCAAGGCCAGGTCAATCAATTCGACGCCGGGCGGAACCGGCAGGCCAGCATCGCCGATCACGACTGTGTCGCCATGGCCCAGGGAGGCGATCAGCCGCGACAGCGCGACGTTGAGCAAAGGAGTCTTTTTCATGGTGCTTTAAAGGCCTGTACGTCGGACAAGGTGGGAATCGAAGGTTGCGCGCCAGCCCGGGTGACCGACAGCGCTGCGGCGACCTGGCCGAAGCGGATCGCCTCGACCTCGCTTTTGCCGGCCGCCAAGGCTGCTGCGAAACCACCGACGAACGTGTCGCCGGCCGCGGTGGTGTCGACCGCCTTCACCTTCGGCGCCGGGTAATGCTCGAAGCGTTTACCATCGGCGAACAGTGATCCTTGAGAACCCAGGGTGATAATCACTTTGCCGGCACCCATGGCGATCAAGCGGGCCGCGGCGGTTTCGGCGGTGCTCAGGGAGTCCACCGGCAAACCGCTCAGGGCCGAGGCCTCGCTTTCGTTGGGGATCAGGTAATCGATGGCCGCATACCAATCCGCCGGCAGCGGGCGACTGGCCGGCGCCGGATTGAAAATCACGGTTTTACCCAGCTCACGACCGCGCTTCAGAGCATGGCCGACCGTGGCGTCCGGCACTTCCAGCTGACAGATGATGACATCCGCCGTTTGCATTACAGCGTCAAAACGGTCGATCACTTCGGGCGTCAGCGCACCGTTGGCACCGGCAACAATCACGATCGCGTTCTGACTGTTGTCATCGACCACAATCAACGCCACGCCACTGGAATCTTCAACCGTACTGACCGCCTGGCAATCGATCTGCTCGGCCAACAACGCTCCGCGCAGCGCTTCGCCATAGGCATCGCTGCCGACACAACCGACCATCGACACCTGCGCCCCCAGCCGCGCCGCGGCCACGGCCTGGTTCGCGCCCTTGCCGCCGGAAACCGTGGCAAACGATTGGCCGATCAGCGTTTCACCACCACGGGGCAGCCGTGGCGCCCGGGTTACCAGGTCCATGTTCAGGCTGCCTATTACCACTACTTTTGCTGGCATACGTCACTACTCGTCAATTCTGTTTCTGCGGTGCTTTCGGTTTCAGCAGTGCTTTTTGTTCAGCGGTACTCAGCGAACACACCAGCCAGCGGCGCAGTCGATTCGCGCAGGACAATACTGGGCGTCACGATGCGCTGATCGGTCGCCAGGTCCGGCGTGGCAATTCTGCGCAACAGCACTTCGGCCGCCATCTCGCCAAGCTGCAGGATCGACTGGCCCACGGTGGTCAGCGCCGGATAGACGTAACGGCTCATCTGGATATCGTCGAAGCCGATCACCGACAGCTCGGTGGGCACACGAATATTGCGCTCGGCAGCGGCGCGTAACACACCGATGCCAATCATGTCGTTACCGGCGAAGATCGCGCTGGGTGGGTTCTTTTCCAACAGGATCGCGGCGGCGTTGTAACCGCCGGTGCTGGTGAAGTCGCTTTCCAGCATGCGCTCGCGCGGCACTTCGACGCCCGCCTCTTTCAAGGCGCGGCAAAAACCGGCCAGACGCATCTGCGCCACGCTGGTACTCGCCGGCCCACCAATCGTGGCGATGTCGCGATGCCCCAGCTCCAACAGGTGCCGGGTCGCCAGATAGGCACCGTATTCGTGATCGATACGCACCAGATCGGCATCGAGACCTTCGAGCCCACGGTCGACGATCACCATTGGCGTACGCACACCCGCCAGACCTTCAGCCAGGCCGCTGTCACCACCGGCT
The Pseudomonas lini DNA segment above includes these coding regions:
- a CDS encoding I78 family peptidase inhibitor, with translation MPWKLASLGTLLAATLLAGCSSTSTDSAKDPVATDTGHSRCEAKAAEFTIGKKASPELLEQARTRAGAQNARFLKPNDMVTLEYRSDRLNLNTDNNLVVTRVNCG
- the ltrA gene encoding group II intron reverse transcriptase/maturase, translated to MPPVGVKVSLNTEMQKVLQEKTVTPSPGQYPRMTADSAQVSAASVTWTNAEPDTLMERVLAPVNLRRAYQRVVSNKGAPGADGMTVDDLADYVKQYWPTLKVRLLAGEYHPQGVRAVDIPKPKGGTRQLGIPSVVDRLIQQALLQQLTPIFDPLFSDYSYGFRRGRSAHQAIETARGHVAAGHRWCVELDLEKFFDRVNHDVLMAYVARQIEDKRVLTLIRRYLEAGTMSGGLVSRRQEGTPQGGPLSPLLSNILLNELDRELERRGHRFVRYADDANIYVRSQRAGTRVMAGVERFLNQRLKLTLNREKSHVARPWVCDYLGYGMSWHQQPRLRVATMSLGRLRDRLRDLLRGARGHKMANVIERINPVLRGWAGYFKLSQSKRPLEEIDGWVRRKLRCVVWRQWKRPSTRARNLMRLGLSEARACKSAFNGRGPWWSSGASHMNQALPKKLWDQLGLVSVLDTINRLSRIA
- a CDS encoding nucleoside hydrolase encodes the protein MHRYAQKLNHLLRSLLLLSLITATSAQAAEKIDLIIDTDPGADDVVALLFALASPDELNIRALTTVAGNVRLDKTSRNARLAREWAGREEVPVYAGAPKPMMRTPIYAENIHGKEGLSGVTVHEPKKGLAEGNAVNYLIDTLKTAKPHSITIAMLGPQTNLALALIQEPEIVQGIKEVVIMGGAHFNGGNITPVAEFNLFADPQAAEVVLKSGVKLTYLPLDVTHKILTSEARLKQIAALNNNASKLVGDILNEYVKGDMEHYGIPGGPVHDATVIAYLLKPELFTGRSVNVVVDSREGPTFGQTIVDWYDGLKAPKNAFWVESGDAQGFFDLLTQRLARLK
- the rbsD gene encoding D-ribose pyranase, with translation MKKTPLLNVALSRLIASLGHGDTVVIGDAGLPVPPGVELIDLALTHGIPDFVSTLKVVLSEMQVESHVLAHEILDKKPSALSTLDELNAEGALGRRELLSHDQFKVLSRQARAIIRTGECQPYCNIVLVAGVTF
- the rbsK gene encoding ribokinase, which produces MPAKVVVIGSLNMDLVTRAPRLPRGGETLIGQSFATVSGGKGANQAVAAARLGAQVSMVGCVGSDAYGEALRGALLAEQIDCQAVSTVEDSSGVALIVVDDNSQNAIVIVAGANGALTPEVIDRFDAVMQTADVIICQLEVPDATVGHALKRGRELGKTVIFNPAPASRPLPADWYAAIDYLIPNESEASALSGLPVDSLSTAETAAARLIAMGAGKVIITLGSQGSLFADGKRFEHYPAPKVKAVDTTAAGDTFVGGFAAALAAGKSEVEAIRFGQVAAALSVTRAGAQPSIPTLSDVQAFKAP
- a CDS encoding LacI family DNA-binding transcriptional regulator; protein product: MATIKDVAALAGISYTTVSHVVNKTRPVSEEVRGKVEAAIKSLDYVPSAVARSLKAKTTATIGLLVPNSLNPYFAELARGIEDYCERNGYCVILCNSDDNPDKQRSYLRVLLEKRIDGLIVASAGGDSGLAEGLAGVRTPMVIVDRGLEGLDADLVRIDHEYGAYLATRHLLELGHRDIATIGGPASTSVAQMRLAGFCRALKEAGVEVPRERMLESDFTSTGGYNAAAILLEKNPPSAIFAGNDMIGIGVLRAAAERNIRVPTELSVIGFDDIQMSRYVYPALTTVGQSILQLGEMAAEVLLRRIATPDLATDQRIVTPSIVLRESTAPLAGVFAEYR